Proteins encoded within one genomic window of Paracoccus liaowanqingii:
- a CDS encoding TetR/AcrR family transcriptional regulator, protein MGEDTPVARKPRADQARNRERLLTAAREVFRADGASLEAVTRRAGLGTGTLYRHFPTREALFQAVYAREVEELEALARKDDLETWMTAALAMMATKKGMVTALAPVLDKEAPFFTEQSARMTAAVSGLRDRALAAGQIRDEITADDLMRVLLGLSYGPGADASRADVLLNVFLDGLRPR, encoded by the coding sequence ATGGGCGAAGACACGCCAGTTGCACGCAAGCCGCGTGCCGATCAGGCCCGCAACCGCGAACGTCTGCTGACCGCCGCACGCGAGGTGTTCCGCGCCGATGGAGCCAGTCTCGAAGCCGTGACGCGCCGTGCCGGCTTGGGAACTGGCACCCTCTACCGCCATTTCCCCACGCGGGAGGCGCTTTTCCAGGCTGTCTATGCGCGCGAGGTCGAGGAACTGGAGGCGCTGGCCCGAAAAGACGACCTCGAGACATGGATGACGGCCGCATTGGCAATGATGGCGACCAAGAAGGGTATGGTCACGGCCCTCGCTCCGGTGCTGGACAAGGAGGCGCCGTTCTTCACCGAGCAGTCGGCCCGCATGACGGCGGCTGTCAGCGGTTTGCGCGACCGGGCGTTGGCAGCAGGACAGATTCGCGACGAAATCACCGCAGATGACCTGATGCGGGTGCTGCTTGGCTTGAGCTACGGTCCCGGTGCAGACGCATCACGTGCGGATGTTTTGCTGAACGTCTTTCTGGACGGGCTGCGGCCGCGGTGA
- the urtA gene encoding urea ABC transporter substrate-binding protein — MSRKPPFPVSAQSTASRRAFLAGSAALTASLFLPKGVRAQDFPTATVNTTGLAVTDTEVTVGILHSVTGTMAISETGSVQAEKLAISQINEQGGVLGRQITFIQEDGASDWPTFAEKARKLLVNDKVASVMGCWTSASRKAVLPVFEQHNGMLYYPTFYEGLEQSPNVIYTGQEATQQILAGLDWVTETKGAKSFYLLGSDYIWPRTSNKIARKHIEMKGLEVLGEEYFPLGHTQFNSVINKIKLRKPDVIYAIVVGGSNVSFYKQLQAAGIDLTQEAPLLLTISVTEDEILGIGGESIEGAYACMKYFQSLDNPNNMAFVEAFKEMWGDDIVIGDVTQAAYLGPWLWKAAVERAGSFDIDRIREASPGIEMDTAPEGFVKVHDNHHLWSKTRVGRAMADGQYEVVFETAELVEPDPFPEGYQ; from the coding sequence ATGTCCCGCAAGCCGCCATTCCCCGTATCTGCCCAGTCCACCGCCTCGCGCCGCGCCTTTCTTGCCGGCTCTGCCGCCCTGACCGCGAGTCTTTTCCTGCCAAAGGGCGTCAGGGCCCAGGATTTCCCGACTGCAACGGTCAATACGACCGGTCTGGCCGTCACCGATACCGAAGTGACCGTGGGCATCCTGCACTCGGTCACCGGCACGATGGCCATTTCGGAAACCGGCTCCGTGCAGGCCGAAAAGCTGGCCATCTCGCAGATCAACGAGCAGGGCGGGGTGCTGGGCCGCCAGATCACCTTCATTCAGGAAGACGGCGCGTCCGACTGGCCCACCTTCGCAGAAAAGGCCCGCAAGCTGCTGGTCAACGACAAGGTCGCGTCCGTCATGGGCTGCTGGACCTCTGCCAGCCGCAAGGCGGTGCTGCCGGTGTTCGAGCAGCATAACGGCATGCTGTATTACCCGACCTTCTACGAAGGGCTCGAGCAGTCGCCCAACGTGATCTATACCGGACAAGAGGCGACGCAGCAGATCCTGGCCGGGCTGGACTGGGTCACCGAAACCAAGGGCGCCAAATCGTTCTATCTTCTCGGCTCGGATTACATCTGGCCGCGCACCTCGAACAAGATCGCCCGCAAGCATATCGAGATGAAGGGCCTGGAGGTGCTGGGAGAAGAGTACTTCCCGCTTGGCCATACCCAGTTCAACTCCGTCATCAACAAGATCAAGCTGCGCAAGCCGGACGTGATCTACGCGATCGTGGTCGGCGGGTCGAACGTGTCGTTCTACAAGCAGCTGCAGGCCGCAGGGATCGACCTGACGCAAGAGGCGCCGCTGCTGCTGACCATTTCGGTCACCGAAGACGAGATCCTGGGCATCGGCGGCGAAAGCATCGAAGGCGCCTATGCCTGCATGAAATACTTCCAGTCTCTGGACAATCCCAACAACATGGCCTTCGTCGAGGCGTTCAAGGAGATGTGGGGCGACGACATCGTCATCGGTGACGTCACGCAAGCCGCCTATCTGGGTCCGTGGCTGTGGAAGGCCGCCGTCGAGCGGGCAGGCAGCTTCGACATCGACCGCATCCGCGAGGCCAGCCCGGGCATCGAGATGGACACCGCCCCCGAGGGCTTCGTGAAGGTGCATGACAACCACCATCTGTGGTCCAAGACCCGCGTGGGCCGGGCCATGGCGGACGGGCAATACGAGGTCGTCTTCGAGACCGCCGAGCTGGTCGAACCCGATCCCTTCCCGGAAGGCTATCAGTAA
- a CDS encoding (2Fe-2S)-binding protein has translation MTQTLNLTINGTARALALDDPRVTLLDVLRERIGLTGTKKGCDRGQCGACTVLIDGRRINACLALALSHDGASITTVEGLAQGEDLHPVQAAFIRHDGFQCGYCTPGQIMSAVALIAEGEAGLDPERVREGMSGNLCRCAAYAGITEAVLDATRVMTTREDAA, from the coding sequence ATGACACAGACCCTGAACCTGACCATCAACGGAACCGCCCGGGCCCTCGCTCTGGACGACCCTCGCGTGACGCTACTGGACGTCCTGCGTGAACGGATCGGCCTGACCGGCACCAAGAAGGGCTGCGACCGCGGCCAGTGCGGCGCCTGCACGGTGCTGATCGATGGACGGCGCATCAACGCCTGCCTGGCGCTGGCATTGTCCCATGACGGGGCCAGCATCACCACGGTCGAGGGCCTGGCCCAAGGCGAAGACCTGCACCCCGTGCAGGCCGCATTCATCCGCCATGACGGGTTCCAATGTGGTTATTGCACGCCCGGCCAGATCATGTCCGCTGTCGCCCTGATCGCCGAGGGCGAGGCCGGGCTGGACCCGGAACGCGTCCGCGAGGGGATGAGCGGCAACCTGTGCCGCTGCGCCGCTTATGCCGGGATCACCGAGGCCGTGCTGGACGCCACCCGCGTCATGACCACGCGGGAGGATGCGGCATGA
- the urtB gene encoding urea ABC transporter permease subunit UrtB, translating into MFADYSWGELGSIFAMQGFAGLILFSVFVLMALGLAIIFGQMGVINMAHGEFMILGAYVTYLMSGLFQTWLPGLFGIYFFVAMALAFVAAGALGMVVEWLLIRRLYHRPLDTLLATWGLSLILQQLYRSIFGAREVGVSVPQWMMGSLPLTDMIELPINGIFVMVLTLVIAGGVYVMLYRSQWGLQVRAVMANRSMADATGINTGWTDRLTFGIGCGVAGVAGAAFTMIGSTSPTAGQLYIVDTFLVVVFGGAASLLGTIASAFAISQTQSFLEFFLSGSMAKVLTLLAVVGILMLRPQGLFSPKIRK; encoded by the coding sequence ATGTTTGCCGATTACAGCTGGGGCGAGCTGGGTTCGATCTTTGCCATGCAGGGATTTGCCGGGCTGATCCTGTTCTCTGTCTTCGTCCTGATGGCCCTGGGGCTGGCGATCATCTTCGGCCAGATGGGCGTCATCAACATGGCGCATGGCGAGTTCATGATCCTGGGCGCCTATGTGACCTATCTGATGTCGGGGCTGTTCCAGACCTGGCTGCCCGGCCTGTTCGGCATCTACTTCTTCGTCGCAATGGCCTTGGCCTTTGTGGCCGCGGGCGCGCTTGGCATGGTCGTGGAATGGCTGCTGATCCGCAGGCTGTATCACCGGCCCCTGGACACGCTGCTGGCAACCTGGGGACTGTCGCTGATCCTGCAGCAACTGTATCGCAGCATCTTCGGCGCGCGCGAGGTCGGTGTCAGTGTCCCGCAATGGATGATGGGCTCGCTGCCGCTGACCGACATGATCGAATTGCCGATCAACGGCATCTTCGTGATGGTGCTGACGCTGGTGATCGCCGGCGGCGTCTATGTCATGCTCTATCGCTCGCAATGGGGCCTGCAGGTGCGCGCGGTGATGGCCAACCGCAGCATGGCCGATGCGACGGGCATCAATACCGGCTGGACCGACCGGCTGACCTTCGGCATCGGCTGCGGCGTGGCGGGGGTTGCCGGTGCGGCCTTCACGATGATCGGTTCGACCAGCCCGACCGCCGGGCAGCTCTACATCGTCGACACCTTCCTGGTGGTCGTCTTCGGCGGGGCCGCCAGCCTGCTGGGCACCATCGCCTCGGCCTTCGCGATCAGCCAGACGCAGTCCTTCCTCGAGTTCTTCCTGTCGGGCTCGATGGCCAAAGTGCTGACCCTGCTGGCCGTGGTCGGCATCCTGATGCTGCGCCCGCAGGGCCTGTTCTCTCCCAAGATCCGGAAATGA
- the urtC gene encoding urea ABC transporter permease subunit UrtC, which produces MPPARGFLDRTEILGVIVLAMVIFVILPAFTDPFRLNLYGKYLTYAFVAVGLVLCWGSGGILSLGQGIFFGLGGYCMAMFLKLEASTPEATAIQSTPGIPDFMDWNQITALPWWWEPFHSFSFTLFAVVAVPVAFAFIIGMAMFRRRVGGVYFSIITQAVAAILTILIIGQQGFTGGINGITDLRTLLGWDIRTDSAKEILYFVNGILLFVCLGIAQFIRRSKAGRLLIAMRDREDRVRFSGYDVAAFKIFIFCVGAGFAAIGGAMFTLQVGFMSPSFVGIVPSIEMVIFCAVGGRYSILGAVWGALLVNWAKSAFSESFPELWQFGLGGLFIAVVLLFPEGLAGLWNRYAAPLPGRLRRRAPRSAPAPAE; this is translated from the coding sequence ATGCCGCCCGCCCGCGGCTTTCTGGACCGGACCGAGATCCTGGGCGTGATCGTCCTTGCCATGGTGATCTTCGTCATCCTGCCCGCCTTCACCGATCCGTTCCGCCTGAACCTGTATGGCAAGTACCTGACCTATGCTTTCGTCGCGGTGGGGCTGGTGCTGTGCTGGGGGTCGGGGGGCATCCTCAGCCTGGGGCAGGGGATCTTCTTCGGCCTCGGTGGATATTGCATGGCGATGTTCCTGAAGCTGGAGGCCTCGACCCCTGAGGCGACCGCGATCCAGTCCACCCCCGGCATTCCCGACTTCATGGACTGGAACCAGATCACCGCCCTGCCATGGTGGTGGGAGCCCTTCCATTCGTTCAGCTTCACCCTGTTTGCGGTGGTGGCCGTGCCGGTGGCCTTCGCCTTCATCATCGGCATGGCTATGTTCCGCAGGCGCGTGGGAGGGGTGTATTTCTCGATCATCACGCAGGCCGTGGCCGCGATCCTGACCATCCTGATCATCGGGCAGCAGGGCTTCACCGGCGGCATCAACGGCATCACCGACCTGCGCACGCTGCTGGGCTGGGACATCCGCACCGACAGCGCAAAAGAGATCCTGTATTTCGTCAACGGCATCCTGCTGTTCGTCTGCCTGGGCATCGCGCAGTTCATCCGCCGGTCCAAGGCGGGCCGACTGCTGATCGCCATGCGCGACCGCGAGGACCGGGTGCGGTTCTCGGGCTATGACGTCGCCGCCTTCAAGATTTTCATCTTCTGCGTGGGGGCGGGCTTTGCGGCCATCGGCGGCGCGATGTTCACGCTGCAGGTGGGCTTCATGTCGCCCAGCTTCGTCGGCATCGTGCCCTCGATCGAGATGGTGATCTTCTGCGCGGTCGGCGGGCGCTATTCGATCCTGGGGGCGGTCTGGGGCGCGCTGCTGGTCAACTGGGCCAAATCCGCGTTCTCTGAGAGCTTCCCCGAGCTGTGGCAGTTCGGCCTGGGCGGGCTGTTCATCGCGGTGGTGCTGCTGTTCCCCGAGGGACTGGCCGGGTTGTGGAACCGCTATGCCGCCCCCCTGCCGGGCCGGCTGCGCCGCAGGGCGCCCCGCTCCGCCCCTGCTCCGGCTGAATGA
- the fmdA gene encoding formamidase: MADTLISVDLAESPHTNDKIHNRWHPDIPIAVWVEPGDEFKIETYDWTGGQISNNDDASDVRDVELEQVHYLSGPIGIKGAEPGDLLVVEILDIGAKEESQWGFNGFFSKQNGGGFLTEHFPQAQKSIWDFHGMFTTSRHIPGVKYAGLIHPGLIGCLPDRKMLDMWNTREKSLFDTDPARVPPLAALPTTQSAHMGALTGEARDKAAAEGARTVPPREHGGNCDIKDLSRGSTIYFPVYVPGAGLSMGDLHFSQGDGEITFCGAIEMAGWLHLKVSLIKGGCEKYAIRNPIFKPSPMAPKYDDYLIFEGISVDETGTQHYLDVQVAYRQACLNAIEYLKKFGYTGAQAYSILGTAPVQGHISGVVDIPNACATLWLPTDIFEFDLKPNTDGPKLYLDGSVDLPLAPDL; encoded by the coding sequence ATGGCTGACACGCTGATTTCCGTGGACCTTGCGGAGAGCCCGCACACCAATGACAAGATCCACAACCGCTGGCATCCCGACATCCCCATCGCGGTCTGGGTCGAGCCGGGCGACGAGTTCAAGATCGAGACCTATGACTGGACCGGCGGCCAGATCTCCAACAATGACGACGCTTCGGATGTCCGCGACGTGGAGCTGGAACAGGTCCACTACCTGTCCGGCCCCATCGGCATCAAGGGCGCCGAGCCGGGCGATCTGCTGGTGGTCGAGATCCTGGACATCGGTGCAAAGGAAGAAAGCCAATGGGGCTTCAACGGCTTCTTTTCCAAGCAGAACGGCGGCGGCTTTCTGACCGAGCATTTCCCGCAGGCACAGAAATCCATCTGGGATTTTCATGGCATGTTCACGACCTCGCGCCATATTCCCGGCGTGAAATATGCGGGCCTGATCCATCCGGGGCTGATCGGCTGCCTGCCCGACCGCAAGATGCTGGACATGTGGAACACGCGCGAGAAATCTCTGTTCGACACCGACCCGGCCCGCGTCCCCCCACTGGCCGCCCTGCCCACGACGCAATCGGCGCATATGGGCGCCCTGACGGGAGAGGCCCGCGACAAGGCCGCGGCCGAAGGCGCCCGCACCGTCCCCCCGCGTGAGCATGGCGGCAATTGCGACATCAAGGATCTGTCGCGCGGCTCGACCATCTATTTCCCGGTCTATGTGCCCGGGGCCGGGCTTTCGATGGGCGATCTGCATTTCAGCCAGGGCGATGGAGAGATCACCTTCTGCGGCGCGATCGAGATGGCGGGCTGGCTGCATCTGAAGGTCAGCCTGATCAAGGGCGGCTGTGAAAAATATGCGATCCGCAACCCGATCTTCAAGCCTTCCCCGATGGCGCCGAAATACGACGACTACCTGATCTTCGAGGGTATTTCTGTCGATGAGACTGGCACCCAGCATTACCTGGACGTGCAGGTCGCATATCGTCAAGCCTGTCTCAACGCGATCGAGTACCTGAAGAAGTTCGGATATACCGGGGCGCAGGCCTATTCTATTCTGGGAACCGCACCCGTCCAGGGCCATATCTCCGGCGTGGTGGACATTCCCAATGCCTGCGCGACGCTGTGGCTGCCGACGGACATCTTCGAGTTCGACCTCAAGCCCAACACCGACGGGCCCAAGCTCTATCTTGACGGGTCTGTCGATCTTCCATTGGCCCCCGATCTTTGA
- a CDS encoding FmdB family zinc ribbon protein yields the protein MPSYDYRCPTCGPFEARASMADYAQPGCCPTCRSTSPRVLLSAPLVANMDGNRRRAFATNERSADSPKRSSHGPGCSCCSGSRKKPSSTLYRPDGSKSFPTKRPWMISH from the coding sequence ATGCCCAGCTACGATTACCGCTGCCCCACTTGCGGCCCCTTCGAGGCCCGCGCGTCCATGGCCGATTACGCCCAGCCCGGCTGCTGCCCCACCTGCCGGAGCACAAGCCCACGGGTGTTGCTGAGCGCCCCGCTTGTCGCCAACATGGATGGCAACCGGCGCCGTGCCTTTGCCACGAATGAACGCAGCGCTGATAGCCCGAAGCGATCTAGCCATGGGCCCGGCTGTAGCTGTTGTTCCGGGAGCCGCAAAAAGCCCTCCAGCACACTATATCGCCCCGACGGATCGAAATCGTTTCCCACGAAACGACCTTGGATGATTTCACATTAA
- the urtD gene encoding urea ABC transporter ATP-binding protein UrtD, with product MNVENPRLILSIEDLTVSFDGFKAVDGLNLYVAPNECHVIIGPNGAGKTTVLDLICGRTRATSGSIEFKGMELLKMREDQIVHAGVGRKFQTPSVYEDLTVFENLEISYPRGYSVFGALAFRRTSEIRDRIHDVAGTIFLADHLGQKAAHLSHGQKQWLEIGMLLIQDPQLLMLDEPVAGMSVAERVKTAELLNRIIADRSVIVVEHDMKFVEDIATRVTVLHRGKLLAEGSMAHVQADPNVIEVYLGH from the coding sequence ATGAACGTGGAAAATCCAAGGCTGATCCTGTCCATCGAGGATCTGACGGTGTCCTTCGACGGGTTCAAGGCGGTCGACGGGCTGAACCTCTATGTCGCGCCGAATGAATGTCATGTCATCATCGGCCCGAACGGGGCCGGCAAGACCACCGTGCTGGATCTGATCTGCGGACGGACACGCGCGACCTCGGGCTCAATCGAGTTCAAGGGCATGGAACTTCTGAAGATGCGCGAGGATCAGATCGTGCATGCGGGCGTGGGCCGCAAGTTTCAGACGCCCTCGGTCTATGAGGATCTGACCGTCTTCGAGAACCTCGAGATCAGCTATCCGCGCGGCTATTCGGTCTTCGGTGCGCTGGCCTTCCGCCGCACCTCCGAGATCCGTGACCGGATCCACGACGTCGCGGGCACGATCTTCCTGGCCGATCACCTGGGCCAGAAGGCCGCCCATCTCAGCCACGGCCAGAAACAGTGGCTGGAGATCGGCATGCTGCTGATTCAGGATCCGCAGCTGCTGATGCTGGACGAGCCGGTGGCCGGCATGTCGGTGGCCGAGCGCGTGAAGACGGCCGAACTGCTCAACCGCATCATCGCCGACCGATCCGTCATCGTGGTCGAGCATGACATGAAGTTCGTCGAGGACATCGCCACCCGGGTCACCGTCCTGCATCGCGGCAAGCTGCTGGCCGAGGGCTCGATGGCCCATGTCCAGGCCGATCCGAACGTCATCGAAGTCTATCTGGGCCATTGA
- a CDS encoding FAD binding domain-containing protein produces the protein MNLFDYTRADTLEAAMGADGAILAGGTNLLDLMKIGVATPSRLVDITRLPMRGIDDHNGGLRIGAMVSNADLARDPRVLARFPAVAEALLSGASPQLRNAASTGGNVMQATRCSYFQDPLSPCNRRQAGSGCSAIGGVTRNHSVLGWTDACIATHPSDLCVALAAFDAVVEIAGPTGRREMPMAEFHPLPDATGVPPALAAGEVITHIRLPDPGGMARHARYVKLRERTSYAFAIVSAAAGVHVMDGRIVAARLALGGVAARPWRAHAAEAGLIGQPPSEDAFAHAAALALQGAAPSGDNAVKIVLAQRIAIRALMQAAAGTPDRMPALPASVFEGDVHG, from the coding sequence ATGAACCTGTTCGATTACACACGCGCCGACACACTGGAGGCCGCTATGGGCGCGGATGGCGCGATCCTGGCCGGCGGGACGAACCTGCTGGACCTGATGAAGATCGGCGTCGCCACGCCGTCGCGGCTGGTGGACATCACCCGCCTGCCGATGCGCGGGATCGACGACCATAACGGTGGCCTGCGCATCGGCGCGATGGTCAGCAATGCGGATCTGGCCCGCGATCCGCGGGTGCTGGCCCGCTTTCCCGCCGTGGCCGAGGCGCTGCTGTCCGGGGCGTCCCCGCAGCTGCGCAATGCCGCCAGCACCGGGGGCAACGTGATGCAGGCGACCCGCTGCAGCTATTTCCAGGACCCTCTGTCGCCCTGCAACCGCAGACAGGCCGGATCGGGCTGTTCCGCCATCGGTGGGGTGACGCGAAACCATTCAGTCCTGGGCTGGACCGACGCCTGCATCGCAACGCATCCGTCCGACCTGTGCGTGGCGCTGGCGGCCTTCGACGCCGTGGTGGAGATCGCGGGCCCCACGGGTCGCCGCGAGATGCCAATGGCCGAATTCCATCCGCTGCCCGATGCGACCGGCGTGCCGCCCGCGCTGGCGGCCGGAGAGGTCATCACTCATATCCGCCTGCCCGATCCCGGCGGCATGGCCCGCCATGCCCGCTATGTGAAGCTGCGCGAGCGGACGTCCTATGCCTTTGCCATCGTCTCGGCCGCGGCGGGGGTCCACGTGATGGACGGCCGGATCGTGGCTGCCCGCCTGGCCCTTGGCGGCGTTGCTGCCCGCCCCTGGCGCGCCCATGCGGCCGAGGCCGGTCTGATCGGCCAGCCCCCGTCGGAGGACGCCTTTGCCCATGCGGCCGCGCTGGCCCTGCAGGGTGCCGCGCCGTCGGGCGACAATGCCGTCAAGATCGTGCTGGCACAGCGCATTGCCATCCGCGCGCTGATGCAAGCTGCGGCGGGCACGCCCGACCGGATGCCCGCGCTGCCCGCCTCTGTCTTCGAAGGAGACGTCCATGGCTGA
- the urtE gene encoding urea ABC transporter ATP-binding subunit UrtE — protein sequence MLNVTDLRAAYGESEVLHGIDLPVAPGEIVAIMGRNGMGKTTLMKTLMGVVPLKSGAIALDGTPIGALRPHARVARGIAYVPQGRMIFSAMTVQENVETGLTVTGRRKVPDDIYELFPVLLEMKSRRGGNLSGGQQQQLAIARALASDPKVLLLDEPTEGIQPSIIREMARTLKRIRDQRGLSILVSEQVLSFALDVADRVMVIENGRIVHDAPRAGLDEARVSKFLSV from the coding sequence ATGCTGAACGTCACCGACCTGCGCGCGGCCTATGGCGAAAGCGAGGTGCTGCACGGCATCGACCTGCCCGTGGCACCGGGCGAAATCGTCGCCATCATGGGCCGCAACGGCATGGGCAAGACCACGCTGATGAAGACGCTGATGGGCGTGGTGCCGCTGAAGTCGGGCGCCATCGCGCTGGACGGCACGCCCATCGGGGCCCTGCGCCCCCATGCCCGCGTGGCGCGCGGCATCGCCTATGTGCCGCAGGGGCGGATGATCTTTTCCGCGATGACCGTGCAGGAGAATGTCGAGACCGGCCTGACCGTGACCGGCCGCCGAAAGGTGCCCGACGACATCTACGAGCTGTTTCCCGTGCTGCTGGAGATGAAGTCCCGCCGGGGCGGCAACCTGTCGGGCGGCCAGCAACAGCAGCTGGCCATTGCCCGCGCGCTGGCCTCCGACCCCAAGGTGCTGCTGCTGGACGAGCCGACCGAGGGCATCCAGCCCTCGATCATCCGCGAGATGGCGCGCACGCTCAAACGCATCCGCGACCAGCGCGGCCTGTCGATCCTGGTCTCCGAACAGGTGCTCAGCTTTGCGCTGGACGTGGCCGACCGGGTGATGGTGATCGAGAACGGCCGCATCGTCCACGACGCCCCCCGCGCCGGGCTGGACGAAGCCCGCGTCTCGAAATTCCTTTCCGTCTGA